Proteins from a genomic interval of Falco rusticolus isolate bFalRus1 chromosome 7, bFalRus1.pri, whole genome shotgun sequence:
- the FOXA1 gene encoding hepatocyte nuclear factor 3-alpha has translation MLGTVKMEGHETSDWNSYYADTQEAYSSVPVSNMNSGLGSMNTMNTYMTMNTMTTSGNMTSSSFNMSYANTGLGAGLSPGAVASMPAGSAGPVNGMPAGVAAMGTALSPGGINAMSAQPAPMNGLSPYGSMNPCMSPMAYTQSNLGRTRDAKTFKRSYPHAKPPYSYISLITMAIQQAPSKMLTLSEIYQWIMDLFPYYRQNQQRWQNSIRHSLSFNDCFVKVARSPDKPGKGSYWTLHPDSGNMFENGCYLRRQKRFKCEKPANSKAPQEGRKDQAGASSSSSNSPLHRGHNKPTQLDTATSLSSSNPSTSPQSMDHNGSSTELKTSASAASSTISSVPALASVPHPPHSLAHEPQLHLKGDPHYSFNHPFSINNLMSSSEQQHKLDFKAYEQALQYSSYGASIPGGLPLGSASMAGRSSIEPSALEPSYYQGVYSRPVLNTS, from the coding sequence GCCTATTCCTCGGTGCCCGTGAGCAACATGAACTCGGGGCTGGGCTCCATGAATACCATGAACACCTACATGACCATGAACACCATGACGACGAGCGGCAACATGACCTCCAGCTCCTTCAACATGTCCTACGCCAacacggggctgggggccgggctGAGCCCCGGCGCTGTGGCCAGCATGCCAGCGGGCTCAGCGGGGCCGGTGAACGGCATGCCAGCCGGTGTGGCCGCCATGGGCACGGCACTGAGCCCCGGTGGCATCAACGCCATGTCTGCCCAGCCGGCCCCCATGAACGGGCTGAGCCCCTACGGCAGCATGAACCCCTGCATGAGCCCCATGGCCTACACCCAGTCCAACCTCGGCAGGACACGGGATGCCAAGACCTTCAAGCGGAGCTACCCCCACGCCAAGCCACCCTACTCCTACATCTCCCTCATCACCATGGCCATCCAGCAGGCACCCAGCAAGATGCTGACGCTGAGTGAGATCTACCAGTGGATCATGGACCTGTTCCCCTACTACCGACAGAACCAGCAGCGCTGGCAGAACAGCATCCGCCACTCACTTTCTTTCAACGACTGCTTCGTCAAGGTGGCCCGCTCCCCCGACAAGCCTGGCAAGGGCTCCTACTGGACCCTGCACCCTGACTCCGGCAACATGTTTGAAAATGGCTGCTACCTCCGCCGGCAAAAGCGCTTCAAGTGTGAGAAGCCAGCGAACAGCAAAGCCCCTCAGGAGGGTAGGAAAGATCAGGCCGGGGCCTCCAGTTCCAGCTCCAACTCTCCCCTGCACAGAGGCCACAATAAACCCACGCAGCTGGACACCGccacctccctctccagctccaACCCGTCCACCAGCCCCCAGTCTATGGACCACAACGGATCGAGCACGGAGCTAAAGACCTCGGCCTCGGCCGCCTCCTCCACCATCAGCTCCGTCCCCGCCTTGGCCTCCGTCCCACACCCCCCTCACTCCTTAGCCCACGAACCCCAGCTCCACCTCAAGGGCGACCCCCACTACTCCTTCAACCACCCCTTTTCCATCAACAACCTCATGTCCTCCTCCgagcagcagcacaagctgGACTTCAAAGCCTATGAGCAGGCGCTGCAATATTCCTCCTACGGGGCCAGCATCCCCGGCGGGCTGCCCCTGGGCAGCGCCTCCATGGCGGGCCGGAGCAGCATCGAGCCCTCGGCCCTAGAGCCCTCCTACTATCAAGGTGTGTATTCCAGACCCGTGCTAAACACCTCCTAG